One bacterium genomic window, TATCGGGCCCGCGCTCGGTCAGGCCAAAGTAAACATAGGCGAATTCGTAACTCGTTTTAACGAAGGTACGAAAGAAATGAGAGGGCAGAAAGTGCCTGTGGTTATTCGCGTATATGAAGACCGTACTTTTGATTTGGAATTCAAAAAACCGCCCGCGACCGCTTTGATTTTGAAAGCAGTTGGCAAAGATAAGGGAGCAGGAAAGACCGGCACGCAAAAACTTGGAACGCTTTCCAAAAAACAGCTTCGCGAGATAGCTGAAGCGAAAATGGCTGATTTAAACGCCGGTTCCATAGAAGCCGTCGAAAAAATCTTGGCCGGAAGCGCTCGGTCAATGGGGGTGGATGTTAAATAGTGTAAAGTGGAAAGTAGAAAGTGAAAAG contains:
- the rplK gene encoding 50S ribosomal protein L11, whose translation is MAKIPVKQLKLTIMGGAANPAPPIGPALGQAKVNIGEFVTRFNEGTKEMRGQKVPVVIRVYEDRTFDLEFKKPPATALILKAVGKDKGAGKTGTQKLGTLSKKQLREIAEAKMADLNAGSIEAVEKILAGSARSMGVDVK